One stretch of Mobula birostris isolate sMobBir1 chromosome 5, sMobBir1.hap1, whole genome shotgun sequence DNA includes these proteins:
- the LOC140197338 gene encoding SLIT and NTRK-like protein 5: protein MKMYVWITQTIAFASFVLSWAETIESYGEICENLCSCEEKDEILVVGCENSEIISLLQISPPRFSVYHLFLTGNLLHRLYSNEFINFTGVSILHLGGNEIQDIEPGAFNGLRATRRLHLNNNKLEGIRDDTFFGLENLEYLQLDYNYISSIEAGSFSKLHMLQVLILNDNLLSSLPSNVFKYVPLTHLDLRGNRLKMLPYAGLLEHMDRVVELQLEENPWNCTCELIALKAWLESISYTALVGEVVCETPFRLHGRDLDEVAKQELCPRRMNVDSDRKPVPPLTTHGYFYTTPAPATSFITSSPVSKFPARTPKGTRLPKVPRVRTTSKGPSLKEGYNYGPIFAYQTKPPVPLVCPRQCTCNMQISDLGLNVNCQERKIERISELEPKPYNPKKMYLTGNYILTVRRSDFFDSPGLDLLHLGNNRITVVQDHAFMNLTHLRRLYLNGNCIERLTSEIFYGLRSLQFLYLEYNAIKEIVHDTFRPVPNLQLLFINNNLLRGFPVDIFLGLNLTRLSLRNNRFTSLPVVGVLEQLKSLIQIELYENPWDCTCDIVGMKLWLEKLNTGTLINDVICESPKRFTGKDLRAIKSDLICPDYSDIVVSTTSPTATQSTEAPTTAATPLQYIKDTSSVPLSVLILSLLLVFITSVFVAAGLFVLVMKRRKKAQSDRASTNNSDVSSFNLQYSVYSHRSAPKVKGPASQVYEYIPQPLGHMCKNPIYRSREGNSVDDYRDLHELKVAYRSQAEEERENQLRSPTYSISVIEPHEEISPVQDVDHFYRGILEPEKVSPSGNSVDYKYGSPPNYNYSPNYEVRRQYLHPERMRETVLYGAPSNLYAEQIRNDYLELKAKLHAEPDYLEVLEKQTTCSQF from the coding sequence ATGAAAATGTATGTCTGGATCACGCAGACCATCGCTTTTGCATCCTTCGTCCTGTCTTGGGCTGAAACCATCGAAAGCTACGGAGAGATTTGTGAAAACCTTTGCTCTTGCGAGGAGAAAGACGAAATACTGGTTGTGGGTTGTGAGAACAGCGAGATTATCAGCCTCCTCCAGATCAGCCCGCCGCGGTTCTCCGTCTATCATCTTTTTCTAACCGGGAATCTGCTCCACCGACTGTACTCGAACGAGTTTATTAATTTTACTGGGGTTTCTATTCTCCATCTGGGCGGTAATGAAATCCAGGACATCGAACCGGGCGCTTTCAACGGGCTGCGAGCAACCAGGAGGCTGCACCTTAACAATAATAAATTAGAAGGGATTCGAGATGACACTTTTTTTGGACTGGAAAATTTGGAATACCTCCAGCTAGATTATAACTACATCAGCTCGATTGAAGCCGGTTCCTTTAGTAAACTGCACATGCTGCAAGTCCTGATCCTGAACGACAATCTCCTCAGCAGTTTACCCAGCAACGTTTTCAAATATGTTCCCCTCACGCACCTCGACTTGCGGGGTAACAGGCTCAAGATGTTGCCGTACGCCGGGCTTTTGGAGCATATGGACAGGGTGGTCGAGTTGCAGTTGGAGGAAAACCCCTGGAACTGCACTTGTGAGCTCATCGCGCTGAAGGCTTGGCTGGAGAGCATTTCTTACACGGCCTTGGTCGGGGAGGTTGTTTGTGAGACACCTTTCCGGCTCCACGGCAGGGACCTCGACGAGGTCGCCAAGCAAGAGCTCTGCCCAAGGAGGATGAACGTGGACTCGGATAGGAAACCCGTGCCCCCTTTGACGACGCACGGCTATTTCTACACCACCCCAGCGCCAGCCACGTCGTTCATCACTTCATCGCCTGTGTCAAAGTTCCCAGCGAGGACCCCTAAAGGCACTCGCCTCCCCAAAGTACCACGTGTTCGCACCACCTCCAAAGGACCCTCCCTAAAAGAAGGATACAACTATGGACCCATTTTCGCCTATCAGACCAAGCCTCCCGTGCCTTTAGTGTGCCCTCGCCAATGCACGTGTAACATGCAAATCTCCGATTTAGGTCTTAACGTAAATTGTCAGGAAAGAAAGATCGAAAGAATATCCGAGCTGGAGCCAAAGCCCTACAATCCTAAAAAAATGTACCTCACAGGGAATTACATCCTGACCGTGCGACGCTCTGATTTCTTTGACTCGCCCGGATTAGATTTATTACACCTTGGTAACAATAGAATAACAGTGGTTCAGGACCATGCTTTTATGAATCTGACACACTTGCGCCGACTTTATCTTAATGGCAACTGCATCGAAAGACTCACTTCAGAAATATTTTATGGGCTGCGAAGTTTGCAGTTCCTCTACCTAGAGTACAATGCCATCAAAGAGATCGTGCACGATACTTTTCGGCCAGTCCCCAATTTGCAGCTCCTCTTTATCAATAACAACCTGCTGAGGGGTTTCCCCGTGGATATCTTTCTTGGCTTGAATTTGACCAGGCTCAGTTTGCGGAATAACCGTTTCACCTCCCTGCCTGTGGTTGGAGTCCTCGAGCAACTGAAATCCTTAATACAGATCGAGTTATATGAAAATCCTTGGGATTGTACGTGTGATATCGTGGGCATGAAGCTTTGGCTGGAAAAGCTTAATACCGGGACTCTTATAAATGATGTAATCTGTGAATCGCCCAAAAGATTCACAGGAAAAGACCTGCGAGCGATTAAATCGGATTTAATCTGCCCTGATTACTCAGATATAGTGGTGTCGACCACCAGCCCCACCGCTACCCAGTCCACAGAGGCACCCACTACCGCAGCCACCCCACTTCAATACATCAAGGACACTAGTTCTGTGCCGCTCTCTGTCCTTATCCTTAGTTTGCTTCTGGTTTTCATTACATCCGTGTTCGTTGCCGCTGGTCTCTTCGTGCTGGTAATGAAACGTCGAAAAAAGGCCCAGAGTGATCGGGCTAGCACTAATAACTCGGACGTGAGCTCTTTCAACCTTCAGTACAGTGTTTACAGTCACAGGTCGGCTCCCAAGGTCAAGGGTCCAGCTAGTCAAGTGTACGAATACATCCCCCAGCCTCTGGGGCACATGTGCAAGAACCCCATCTACAGATCCAGAGAAGGCAATTCAGTGGACGACTACAGGGATTTACACGAGCTGAAAGTCGCCTACAGAAGCCAAGCAGAGGAGGAAAGAGAAAACCAGCTGAGAAGCCCCACATACAGCATCAGCGTCATAGAGCCCCATGAGGAGATCTCCCCAGTGCAAGATGTAGATCATTTCTACCGTGGGATTTTAGAACCCGAGAAGGTGTCACCCAGTGGGAACAGTGTTGACTATAAATATGGTAGCCCACCAAACTATAATTACTCACCAAACTATGAAGTTAGACGTCAATATTTACATCCGGAAAGGATGAGGGAGACGGTGCTCTATGGGGCACCCAGTAATTTATATGCTGAGCAAATTAGAAATGACTATCTGGAACTGAAGGCAAAGCTTCATGCTGAGCCGGACTACCTCGAAGTTCTTGAAAAACAGACCACCTGCAGTCAGTTCTGA